aaatttcaaagtgatcttttgagtcaaaagtttttattaagaattgattgtaaatctgcaaaacatgttttagaaaaagatgttgaaaacattgcatcaaaacaaatttttgcaCGATGGCAAGCCATCCTTtcagtttttgattttgacATAGAATTCATTGCCGGAACTCAGAACAGTATCCCTGACTTCCTAACCCGTGAATTTTTGCAGGATCCAGTTCAAAATGTCCGGGAAGAAACCCGTACAACCCCAACCTCCCAAGTTGCCTAAATAGCAAACCACTAGAAGTACTAGTCAGGCAAAGAACTCTAGCCCTTTAGTACCCTTTTCTAGTCATCCAAAAGCCTTACCTGTGTCACAATCCATTGTTGCCAATCATTATTTGGTGTCTACCATCCCAAAACCAAATTACCAAAGGCCCCAAGGACAACACAGTTATAGTTCTACTTTAACCACACCACCCCCCAGAGCAATTTCTCCATACACAATTGAAGAACCCTTTGGCCCAATTATGCCCAAGCAACTTTCTTCTTATCCTCCTCCAAGAACAGGAAGAGCCTCTTACATCAGAAAACCCTTTGTTCAGCACATCTCTTATATTGGGCCACATTTGGTCCACATAACAGATCCGCTGGCATTAGCAATGGAAGTATTGCCCCATGAATGGCATTTCCTTCCAAAAAACCCAGAGAAGAACATCAAATTCTATAAAGGCATTCTCACTCAAGAAAAGTCtgccaaaatagaaaatatcaTGGATAGGAATAACCCTTCAAAGGTTGTgtatcataaattcataattcagAGTTTTGTAAGCAGCAAAGATTGGGGGCACCCCTCCTCACTCAGAACACTTACAGTACTTAAGGGATCAGAACCCCAATACAGTTATTATGATTATATGGATGCCTTCGAAAAGGTTTTATTCTACCAGAATGAGAACTATGAACACTCATGGTTCATGCAGTTTGACAAGAAATTCAAAGGCCAGATACCCTCATGGTTCCTCAAGTGGTGGGAAATGTTTGGATCAATTCCACAAAACTTCCCAGAGCCTCTCCAGGACGCATTAAGGTATTTCAGCACTAGATTTCAAGTGGACAGACATTCTTCCCAGTTTTCAGCAATTTTGCACATGACAATTATGTACAAGATTTCTGGATTAGCATGTGGAATTATCTAATCAACCAGAATCTGCTAGATAGGGAATTTTTTGTGAAATGGTGGGATAGTTTCAGAACCACTGACATTATCTCCAAACTACACAACGACTTTCCTCCTCCAGTTCCAAGAGCCATTGCTCATTGCACAAGATCAAAGTCAAGCTTAGATTCCGTCCAGATTGCCAGAAAATCTAGCAAAGAACTCAAAGATCTTGCTCAGTAGCTGCTCCTCCAATCAGAACAGTTAGAATCAGAAGAAAAGAACTCTCCTGCCTCTTCAGAAGCATCTGTTAATCGTGCTCCAATTGACCCTTTCCAGGACTCCCAAGATCCTTATGATGGTTATAACTTGGACAGCGATTAAACAGTTCCAAAACAGGCTCCCGAATGCTCCAGAACAGCTCCAGAAGCCCCAAAAAAGCTCAAGAACCACCTTTGCACCCGGTTACTATTCCAGGAATAGTACCCGCACCAGCAAAGCTGCCGACAAAGTACTATTCACTACACAATACCAGAACACTGTGCAGAGTTACTATTTAGAAAAGCAAGGGGACAGaacactgttcatgaacagtgacTGTTACTATTCACTCAACAATACCCTGACAGAATCATTGAAGTTACTATTTACTTTCGGCTGAAAAGAAATTCACCCAAGAGTAAAAGCAGTTTACCTTCCATGATTCCCGTAATCTCCTGAACGAATCCAAGGCTTCCTCCAGCTATAAAAGAAACCCTTTGCTTCAGTCTTTAGGAGGTTCAGATATAGGCTTAGTTCCATACTACCTCAGAACTCCAGTTTTACTTTGTAATAGAAATACTTTGTAAACCAAAtgcctctcctctcctctccccTAGTTTACACTTGTAACAGAAATACATTTATAACCTATTTATGCTTCCACACCCAGACTGCCCAAAACGGCACTCTCCCCCTTTGTTTGTAACTTACCCCCCTTTTTTTAACCCAAAGTTTGTTGCAGATGTGTACTATTGAGAAGTGTTAGTCCGGTTCTGTGTCTACCTGTTGCCCAGTAAGTCTAAAGTACCAAGGTTGAGTTTTGAACCTGAGCCAAACAGTAATTCCCGTGTAGCCAGGAGAGCGTTAGGGTATGAACAAAAAGGTTCGTATACGTCAACATAGGGAAAAGCGGCAGTAAGTAGTGACAGTATTCACAGAAGGAATCAATCTCTTTGAACACCCTGTTTCAGATCTAAGGTTAGATCCAGAAATTGGAAGATAAATGTAGTCTaggttgtaattgatttcttaggctttaATCTAGAATGATGAATAGGATGTTTAGAAGGAGTGATTCATCCACCAGCATTAGATCTAGCAGTACAACCCTCCTTGAAATCCCTCCAGATGATGGAATGATAAACTCGGAGTCGTACCAGCTCTCAGATCTAGATCAAaagttaggagattggaacataccAAAGGTACCCACAAACCAAGTCTATAAGTCATCATCGTGGTCCTTGAAAAAGACTTTCAAAACAGACtaccatgttaggactatagaacaagttTACAGTATCAACAAGGAGTATGAAACATGCTACTTGTTATCCCCTGCAGCAGTAAAAGCCCACAGGGACAATGATCATAAATTCCTTCACCTCGGATTAGTCCTAGCACTTGACGACTCTCACATCTTGACGGTCCTCACCCTCAATATCAAAACCCATGGAACTCTCATGTTACATGGAGCCAGACAGCTTGCCCTTATGTACAGAGTGTATTATAAGTGCATGAGAACGAACATGTCTATCCAAGCCATAGACAAGAGAAAGGCTGGTGAAACCACCCTTATCAAAACCCCAGACGTTAGATCCACAGTTCAGGTACCCATAACCCTGAAATGGTCTGAAGTCACATTTCCTGCACATTGGACTATAGATAATGAGAACCATCATCTACAGATCCAAAACCCAGTTAGGAACCCAGATCTAGATTTTGTCCAACAGCTAGCCAATAGAACGGTTAGACTTAGCTTTAACCAATCTAGGTTTTGGTTTACAAAGTATTTCTATTACAAAGTAAAACTGGAGCTCTGAGGTAGTATGGAACTAAGCCTATATCTGAACCTGCTGAAGACTGAAGCAAAGGGTTCCTTTTATAGTTGGAGGAAGCCTTGGATTCGCTCAGGAGATTGCGGAAATCACGGAAGGTGAAAATGCTTTTACTCTTAGGTGAATTTCTTTTCAACCGAAAGTAAATAGTAACTTCAATGATTCTGTCAGGGTACTGTTGAGTGAACAGTAACGGTcattgttcatgaacagtgtTCTGTCCTAACAGTTTCTGGTTTGCTAGAACTCGGTGCATCTTTTTTGGGGAGTAGCTTCCAATTGGTTTTGGAAATGACACAAGACTTTTTATAACAtttgaaatgtttctcaaagtattcaaagaaaggataatcaCTTGATACCTCTTTCATGAATAGtttccatttctccaaaacttcttctttttgttctctgGTATGGTTAGCTCTATAGGCTTCTCTTTTGGCTCTGTTTCTTTTAGAGTTGAAATCCTTTTCAAGAGCATCCATATCAGGGGTGAAATCTTTCCTTAACACTAAGAGCTGATAGTCATATTCAGTTTCTTGCTGAATAGGATTTCTCATATCAGTTCCTGATGGTGAAGGAGGCTTTAGACTATCTTGACTAGTGctgtcttcttcttgatcagcAACTAAGTCTTActtggctgtgtaacaaggggtactaaccTCAAAATGGTTTTTTACACCTTGAAATCGTGGATCTAGGTCTCTTCTAGATGTGAGAAAAGGTGCTCGTATTATGGATGAACTACACTGAGATGCAGGTCTATCTCTAAGGTGGATAGTTGGCTGCCTAAAGGGTTGGCGTAGATCTATGGATCTAGACCTTGGTTCCTGGTACAGATCTactgaagaaaatgaaaaaaatgaaaaaaaaaaaatgagagagaaagagagaaataaccatttttgtatgttaaaaatatgaataaaatgagagagtgacaaatttatagtaagagaatgagaataaaaaaaaggtaaaataaaggaagattaaggggcaaaataatatttaaagtaAAAACCGCCCAAGAAGAATATACATTGACAACACTAATGTAttgattttccattgatttaatatttagttataacatcaaaattaaagtagatgaatatgtaaagttaaaaccacttaaaatgaatttgtaaagccaatatataaatatataaatatatatataatattgtaaaaaattaaacgaaaaaaatatatatgaaaaaaaattaattatgagaTCATTGACGTGGCGGATGAGGTGGCTAAACAGAGTGTAAGAgtgtagcaataataaatgctacgcttcagcttttagatgtatataaaatatagattattttattaattaaaaattatattatgttcaATTCCTTTTAGTTTTTCCCCCTTcatttttggggaaaaaaaatacaaacactaGTTTAAGTACCAatgtctcttttttctttttctttttttcttttttttttcccttatatttatttatttattttttggtcatatttaacattttaagtacatattcataaaaatatacTAAGTAAATCAATTTAGtaaaacctttttttcttttctaaaatcaAACCTTATTCAGTAAACGCTTTTTTGATCATGTATTTAGAGATTTAGGGATATAGGaatacatagttttttttttttttttttttttttttttttttttttttttttttttagatgaaaagatgctttttttatagttaaacttAAACATGTTCTACTCAAGTTGTCattccataaataaatattgtcaTTTAGCATTTGTCATTACTCATTATAATATTTCTCTTatttataaatcaattttttttttctctctaggcTACATAGCAAACTATTCTTCTTGCTTACTAACGTAGCACCTTCTGGTTGACATATGATCTTGCCTGAGAAAGACAAATAGTATATGGAATATTACGCCAAAACACAATTAGTAGTCAAAAAAATTAGGTTAGGTAATATGCTGTGCTTTTTCTCAGTTTTTGGATCATGTGGCAAACCACGGTCTTACCCAAATGATCTTCTTGTTCACATATATGACCTTGATATAATTAGTCGTCTACTACCAACAAGTTAGGTAAGCGCTTACCTATGCTTTTCTAGACTACGTGACAAGGCACAGTCTTACCCAATGTATTCTTCAACAATTTATTCTAGCATTTGACATGTCTACAAGTAttaatataacatttttgttTAGAGATACCACCATTAATAACATATTCAAACCATGATAGAAACAACATCACCCTTACCTTATAAGGCTCACTATTGTACAcctagattttttgtttttggttatacTGACTGTTGTTTTCTTTTGCTGCTTAAAGTGgaggattattttttttttttttttttttttttttttttgccatttattctcaaaaaaggttttttttgtttttttttttttatcactttattaaattattttcatatataattccTCTTAAGGACCCACTTCTTATACTTTGCAATATCAGAGAAGGTGTATGAAACACAAAAGAAGAAGCCTTTGAACTTTCTAAGAACCATATTGGAGATTGCGGTCAAACATTTCACACTGCAAAATCTTAAAAGATTTGTAGGAAaccaaaaatatctaaagacTGAGCTTTCCAAGCAAAACTTCACCTGTTAAACTGGGCCCTTATAAAAGATTCGGGCTTAATGTGAATtcgtcattttattttttattttttaagtaaataatgaatttatgtTGTGGgaacaaaaaatagtaaacaataAATATAgaatcacaaaatattttacaatgttGAAATGACAAGCtgttaatataattaataaaataatatcaataatagTACatattagaaccaataataatgtaataaattataatcaaagcatcatcaaatgataaataaatttttttaaaaaaataaataaataaataaaaaaggaaagagaagtaTAGAATAGTTCATGATAAAAAAAGATCATgacttctaagttctaaccataataataataataataataaacagcACAAAGAATAGTGGAGTCAAGTGGGCCAGATAATAAGCGAGAGCAGGGCTAACTTAAAAGATCAATTGGCTACATCATTTTCGGACTTTAATCTCCTCTTTGGTCACTTCTTTCATCAAGCAGTTGCCATTTGCTCTTTCAGTACTCTTGTGTTAaccaaacaaatttaaaatttccatTTCCAACCTCCAACTATGGCTTGGGCTCTTGTTTCTACTATCAAGGACCAGCTTAGTTCTTTCATTGCTTCAGAGTTCTCGTCGATTGCAAATGTCAAGGGAGAAGTGCAAAAGCTCGAAAGCAAATTGCACACCATCCAAGCACTGCTCAATGATGCAGAGAAACGGCAAGTGAAGGAGGAAGCTGTGAAGCTTTGGTTAGATAAGCTCAAAGACGTATCCTACCAGGTGGATGACTTGTTGGATGAGTGGAACACTGCCATGATCAAAGAAAAGATTgagaaacaacaaaaagatgaagaagaaaaggctgAAACTAGTGCTGCTAAGAAGAGGAAGGTATGGCTTCCCATCTCAATTCCTAATCTTTTTCAGCATCGTGTTATTGCTCGTAAGATAAAAGAACTTAATGAAAAATTAGATGAGATTAACAAAGAGAGGGAGATGTTCGGGTTTGAATTGAGTAGGGCCATTGAAGAAGTAGTTGAGAGACCAAAAACTACTTCCTTTGTTGATGTGTCTAAAATTCTTGGTCGTGATGAGGTTAGGAAGGATCTAGTGAGCATCCTACTGGGTGAGGGTaatcaaaaagaagaaagaagcccTTATGTCATTTCTTTAGTGGGCATGGGTGGTATTGGAAAAACTACTCTTGCTCAGCTAGCCTATAACGAAGTGAAGAcccattttgatatgaaagtgtgggtttgtgtttctaACTCTTTCAATAAGTACAAGATTGCCATGGAAATCCTTGAATCTATTCAATATAAATCCCCCAATATGACTGCATCGCAAAGTTCATTGGAATCTGAAATCCTGGAATTTCTTGAATCTCAATCCCCTAACATGACTGCATTGCAAACTCTATTGGAAACAATTTGTAGAAAAGTTGAGGGAAAGAAGTTTTTTCTTGTCTTAGATGATGTGTGGAATGAAGACTCCACAATGTGGGAGCCATTCAAACTTGCACTCAATTGTGTTGCTAATGGCAGTAGAATTCTAGTCACTACACGTAAAACTAGAGTTGCAGAGATAATGGAAAGTGTGAGCATTATTAATTTGAAGGAATTGTCAAAAGAAGATTGCTGGTTGGTGTTTagtaaaatagcattttttgaTAGGGATTCTAATCAACGTGAGCAACTAGAAGGTCTTGGTAGGCAAATAGTAGAAAAATGCAAAGGCTTGCCACTTGCCGCAAAGACTCTAGGGAGTCTCATGCGCTTCAAGAGAAGTATACAAGAATGGAAGAGTGTTCTGGATAGCAATTTGTGGCAATTGGAAGATGCggaaataaaaagtatttttgcAC
This genomic stretch from Quercus lobata isolate SW786 chromosome 3, ValleyOak3.0 Primary Assembly, whole genome shotgun sequence harbors:
- the LOC115980293 gene encoding putative disease resistance protein RGA3 translates to MAWALVSTIKDQLSSFIASEFSSIANVKGEVQKLESKLHTIQALLNDAEKRQVKEEAVKLWLDKLKDVSYQVDDLLDEWNTAMIKEKIEKQQKDEEEKAETSAAKKRKVWLPISIPNLFQHRVIARKIKELNEKLDEINKEREMFGFELSRAIEEVVERPKTTSFVDVSKILGRDEVRKDLVSILLGEGNQKEERSPYVISLVGMGGIGKTTLAQLAYNEVKTHFDMKVWVCVSNSFNKYKIAMEILESIQYKSPNMTASQSSLESEILEFLESQSPNMTALQTLLETICRKVEGKKFFLVLDDVWNEDSTMWEPFKLALNCVANGSRILVTTRKTRVAEIMESVSIINLKELSKEDCWLVFSKIAFFDRDSNQREQLEGLGRQIVEKCKGLPLAAKTLGSLMRFKRSIQEWKSVLDSNLWQLEDAEIKSIFAPLLFSYYDLSSPLRRCFSFCAVFPKGYVFSIDELVFMWIAQGYIKSNANMEIEIMARDYFENLAIRSLFQDFEKDKDDGKIIRCKMHDIVHDVAQLMSKNECFTINSDINLGLDYKNARHLQLKILKEAQIPESIYSASNLRTLILVFQGDYNLSTLFQHFRCLRTLTLNFEYGDMLKELPDVVENFIHLRLQLVVGSRNYHKE